A genomic stretch from Erigeron canadensis isolate Cc75 chromosome 9, C_canadensis_v1, whole genome shotgun sequence includes:
- the LOC122583569 gene encoding transcription factor FER-LIKE IRON DEFICIENCY-INDUCED TRANSCRIPTION FACTOR-like, which produces MDERMNHFTMYQSAGFMQETELLKNFISAIQSENTTTNIDPIEKFCLNYECNHFTDSCNELQLPHISYGHNGAGIGDYDALDPNLGMIWNQEEEVVNGSRVLGDNDSSEADIPDTPKRRKGGDAKGDRTRSLVSERKRRSGMKENLYALRALVPNITKMDKASIVGDAARYIQDLQRQARTLKAEIATIEAAQNPYFLSPTPPVHVLKKISKMDVFQVEEKEYYVRLICNKGRGVAASLHRALEESSITSFQVLSSNLATVGDNFVLTFTLLNVAVSGFEINLLNLKLWLSGAFLNQGFEFETIPDGLD; this is translated from the exons atggacgAGAGAATGAACCATTTCACAATGTATCAATCAGCTGGTTTCATGCAAGAAACAGAACTACTCAAAAACTTCATTTCTGCTATTCAAAGTGAAAATACTACTACTAATATTGATCCTATTGAAAAGTTCTGTCTAAATTATGAGTGCAATCACTTTACCGATTCTTGCAACGAATTGCAACTGCCCCACATTTCTTATGGTCACAATGGTGCTGGCATTGGTGATTATGATGCGTTGGATCCGAATTTGGGTATGATTTGGAACCAAGAAGAGGAAGTTGTGAATGGTTCTCGTGTTTTAGGAGATAACGATTCGTCTGAGGCAGATATTCCAGACACGCCTAAAAGGAGGAAGGGCGGAGATGCAAAGGGTGATCGGACAAGGAGCTTGGTATCCGAGCGGAAGAGGAGAAGTGGAATGAAGGAGAATCTTTATGCGTTGCGCGCATTGGTACCTAACATCACTAAG ATGGATAAAGCTTCGATAGTTGGAGATGCTGCAAGAtacattcaagatcttcaacgGCAAGCAAGGACCTTAAAGGCTGAAATTGCAACAATTGAAGCTGCTCAAAACCCGTATTTTCTATCCCCAACTCCTCCGGTTCACGTACTAAAGAAGATATCCAAG ATGGACGTGTTTCAAGTGGAGGAAAAAGAGTACTACGTGAGACTGATTTGCAACAAAGGAAGAGGTGTTGCGGCATCACTCCATAGAGCCCTTGAGGAGTCATCGATTACTAGTTTTCAAGTTCTGAGCTCCAATTTGGCAACCGTTGGAGATAATTTTGTACTCACATTCACCTTACTAAAT GTTGCAGTCTCTGGATTTGAGATTAACTTACTCAATTTAAAGCTATGGCTTTCGGGGGCATTCCTTAACCAGGGTTTTGAATTCGAAACAATCCCAGACGGCTTAGATTAA
- the LOC122581520 gene encoding aquaporin TIP1-1-like — MPIHRVAVGLYQDEVHHPEAIKAFFAEFISTLIFVFAGQGSGMAYTTLTDGGAATPAGLVAAALAHGFGLFVAVSVGANISGGHVNPAVTFGAFVGGNITLLRGLFYIIAQLLGSVVACLLLSFSTGGLTTIGFALGAEVSVWNAFVFEIVMTFGLVYTVYATALDPKKEAIGTIGPIAIGFIVGANILAGGAFTGASMNPAVAFGPAVVSWDWADHWVYWAGPIVGGGLAGLIYELLFVGRSHEPLPTSEF, encoded by the exons ATGCCAATACACCGTGTAGCCGTGGGCCTGTACCAAGATGAAGTGCATCATCCCGAGGCCATCAAGGCATTTTTCGCGGAGTTCATAAGCACACTCATTTTCGTGTTCGCGGGCCAAGGGTCTGGAATGGCTTACACAACACTTACTGATGGTGGTGCTGCCACTCCGGCTGGTCTAGTGGCCGCGGCATTAGCTcatggttttggtttgtttgtgGCCGTGTCGGTTGGAGCTAATATTTCGGGTGGTCATGTGAATCCTGCTGTTACTTTTGGTGCGTTTGTTGGTGGTAATATAACTTTACTACGTGGGTTGTTCTATATTATAGCACAGCTTCTTGGCTCAGTCGTGGCTTGCTTGCTACTATCTTTCTCCACTGGTGGTTTG ACTACCATTGGCTTCGCGTTAGGTGCTGAAGTATCGGTATGGAATGCATTTGTGTTTGAGATTGTGATGACTTTTGGACTAGTTTACACAGTGTACGCCACGGCACTTGACCCAAAGAAGGAGGCTATTGGCACAATAGGCCCTATTGCAATTGGGTTCATTGTTGGTGCCAACATTCTAGCTGGTGGTGCATTCACGGGTGCATCAATGAACCCAGCAGTTGCGTTTGGACCAGCCGTTGTAAGCTGGGACTGGGCCGATCATTGGGTCTATTGGGCTGGACCCATTGTTGGTGGTGGTCTTGCTGGGCTCATTTATGAGCTTCTATTTGTTGGACGTTCTCACGAACCATTGCCCACATCTGAATTTTAG